A window from Mycolicibacterium tokaiense encodes these proteins:
- a CDS encoding VIT1/CCC1 transporter family protein has protein sequence MTEQTPLPHDYDHKHSDVSGGWLRAATFGAMDGLVSNTALIAGVGAGASADTVVLAGVAGLLAGAFSMALGEYTSVTTANEQIESEVVVERRAIRANPQGEKAELVQMLMQMGLTEPTATQATEELHRDEARATNFHLVQELGVDPTEKPSPWVAAGSSFVMFAIGAIVPLIPFLLGIESLWAGVGAGGVGLMVVGALASRFTGKPWHWASLRQLAFGGLAIAATYVVGHLIGVAVA, from the coding sequence ATGACCGAGCAGACACCGCTGCCGCACGATTACGACCACAAGCACTCCGACGTCAGCGGGGGGTGGCTGCGGGCCGCGACGTTCGGGGCCATGGACGGGCTGGTGTCCAACACGGCGTTGATTGCCGGTGTCGGCGCGGGTGCCAGCGCCGACACCGTGGTTCTGGCCGGTGTGGCCGGGCTGCTCGCCGGGGCCTTCTCGATGGCGCTGGGCGAATACACCTCGGTCACCACCGCCAATGAACAGATCGAATCCGAGGTGGTCGTCGAACGCCGCGCCATCCGCGCCAATCCGCAGGGGGAGAAGGCGGAGCTGGTGCAGATGCTGATGCAGATGGGTTTGACCGAGCCCACCGCCACCCAGGCCACCGAGGAATTGCACCGCGACGAGGCCCGGGCCACCAACTTCCACCTGGTCCAGGAGCTCGGTGTCGACCCCACCGAGAAGCCGTCGCCATGGGTGGCGGCCGGGTCGTCGTTCGTCATGTTCGCCATCGGGGCCATCGTCCCGCTGATCCCGTTCTTGCTCGGAATCGAGTCGCTGTGGGCGGGGGTGGGGGCCGGCGGTGTGGGTCTGATGGTGGTGGGGGCGCTGGCGTCCCGCTTCACGGGTAAACCGTGGCACTGGGCGAGCCTGCGCCAACTGGCGTTCGGCGGCCTGGCCATCGCGGCAACGTATGTCGTGGGACATCTCATCGGCGTGGCCGTCGCTTAG
- a CDS encoding energy-coupling factor transporter transmembrane component T family protein — MTSPEGAPPRNPTRRSVVLLRPVPGDSVIHRLWAGTKLLIVFVLGVLMTFYPGWVPIALVAVLVGVAAYLAHIPRGVLPSIPGWLWFFLFLGGFTASFAGGAPEFVVGSVTVGLGGVLNFLRITALSIVLLGLGAMVSWTTNVSDVAPAVATLGRPFRRLRIPVDDWAVTLALALRSFPMLIDEFRVLFAARKLRPRPPVANRRERRRRWGIELVDLLAAAVTVTLRRGDEMGDAITARGGTGQISAAESKPARRDWIAMAIVVVVCALALTAELTVLGSSSAR; from the coding sequence ATGACCAGCCCGGAGGGCGCACCGCCGCGCAACCCGACCCGGCGCTCGGTGGTCCTGCTGCGCCCGGTTCCCGGCGACAGCGTGATCCACCGGCTGTGGGCCGGCACCAAGCTGCTCATCGTCTTCGTCCTGGGCGTACTGATGACGTTCTATCCCGGCTGGGTGCCCATCGCGCTGGTCGCGGTGCTGGTGGGCGTGGCGGCCTACCTGGCTCACATTCCGCGCGGGGTGTTGCCGTCGATCCCGGGTTGGCTGTGGTTCTTCCTGTTCCTCGGAGGTTTCACGGCGTCGTTTGCCGGTGGCGCCCCCGAATTCGTGGTGGGTTCGGTCACCGTGGGTCTGGGCGGGGTGCTGAACTTCCTGCGCATCACCGCGCTGTCCATCGTGTTGCTCGGGCTCGGGGCCATGGTCTCGTGGACCACCAATGTCTCTGATGTCGCACCGGCGGTCGCCACGTTGGGACGGCCGTTTCGCCGGCTGCGCATCCCCGTGGACGACTGGGCGGTCACGCTGGCGCTGGCGCTGCGGTCCTTCCCGATGCTGATCGACGAGTTCCGGGTGCTGTTCGCCGCCCGCAAGCTGCGCCCGCGGCCCCCGGTGGCCAACCGCAGGGAGCGGCGCCGCCGGTGGGGGATCGAGCTGGTCGACCTGCTGGCCGCCGCAGTGACGGTGACCCTGCGTCGCGGCGACGAGATGGGTGATGCGATCACCGCCCGCGGCGGCACCGGGCAGATCTCGGCGGCCGAGTCCAAACCCGCCCGCCGCGACTGGATCGCCATGGCCATCGTGGTCGTGGTGTGCGCCCTGGCGCTGACTGCCGAGCTGACCGTTCTGGGGTCCAGCTCCGCCCGCTGA
- a CDS encoding MarR family winged helix-turn-helix transcriptional regulator — MPTASVSDTTALGADLLKVVARLNRFATQRTQLPLPWAQARLLSTIEDRGEARISDLAELDHCSQPTMTTQVRRLEDAGLVTRTADPGDARAVLIRITEAGVDVLARARIDRAAVIDPLLEQLTDADRAALSTAVDVMRQMLASAQNS, encoded by the coding sequence ATGCCGACTGCCAGCGTCTCTGACACTACCGCGCTGGGCGCCGACCTGCTCAAAGTTGTCGCCCGACTCAACCGGTTCGCTACGCAGCGCACCCAGCTGCCGCTGCCCTGGGCGCAGGCACGGCTGCTCTCGACGATCGAAGACCGCGGCGAGGCGCGCATCTCCGATCTCGCGGAGCTGGACCACTGCTCGCAGCCCACCATGACCACCCAGGTTCGTCGCCTCGAGGACGCCGGCCTGGTGACTCGCACCGCCGACCCCGGCGACGCGCGAGCCGTGCTGATCCGGATCACCGAGGCAGGCGTGGACGTGCTGGCCCGAGCACGCATCGATCGCGCTGCCGTGATCGATCCCCTCCTGGAGCAGTTGACCGACGCCGATCGCGCGGCACTGAGCACCGCGGTGGACGTGATGCGTCAGATGTTGGCATCTGCCCAGAACAGTTGA
- a CDS encoding MFS transporter — translation MLRQPRAVWAVAFASVVAFMGIGLVDPILKPIADNLDATPSQVSLLFTSYMAVMGVAMLITGVVSSRIGPKRTLLLGLVIIIAGAGLAGMSDTVLEIVGWRALWGLGNALFVATALATIVNSARGSVAQAIILYEAALGLGIAVGPLVGGLLGSISWRGPFFGVSVLMAVAVVVTALLLPATAPAARATSLLDPFRALRHRGLLGVAITALLYNFGFFTLLAFTPFPLDMDAHGIGLIFFGWGLALAFTSVVVAPRLQHRFGTVPVLVVNLVLMTATLGVMAVFTTSKPVLAASVIVAGLWIGVNNTLITETVMKAAPVERGVASAAYSFVRFAGAALAPWLAGVLGEQVSVHLPYWVGAGAVLLGAVVLFVSRRWLVGIDEPETGARLAEDEALANAS, via the coding sequence ATGTTGCGCCAACCCAGGGCGGTGTGGGCGGTGGCATTCGCCTCCGTCGTGGCATTCATGGGCATCGGACTCGTCGACCCCATCCTCAAACCGATCGCCGACAACCTCGATGCCACCCCGTCACAGGTGTCCCTGCTGTTCACCAGCTACATGGCGGTGATGGGTGTGGCCATGCTGATCACCGGCGTGGTGTCCTCGCGCATCGGCCCCAAGCGCACCCTGCTGCTGGGGTTGGTGATCATCATCGCCGGGGCCGGACTGGCCGGCATGTCGGACACGGTGCTCGAGATCGTCGGCTGGCGCGCACTGTGGGGGCTGGGCAACGCGCTGTTCGTCGCGACAGCACTGGCCACCATCGTCAACTCCGCGCGCGGCTCGGTGGCCCAGGCCATCATCCTCTACGAAGCGGCACTCGGCCTCGGCATCGCCGTCGGCCCACTGGTGGGCGGCCTGCTTGGGTCGATCTCCTGGCGGGGCCCGTTCTTCGGCGTCTCGGTGCTGATGGCGGTGGCCGTGGTGGTGACGGCGTTGCTGCTGCCTGCCACTGCGCCGGCCGCCCGCGCGACATCCTTGCTCGACCCGTTCCGCGCACTGCGGCACCGTGGGCTGCTGGGCGTGGCGATCACCGCCCTGCTGTACAACTTCGGCTTCTTCACCCTGCTGGCGTTCACCCCGTTCCCGCTGGACATGGACGCCCACGGCATCGGCCTGATCTTCTTCGGCTGGGGTCTGGCCCTGGCCTTCACCTCGGTGGTGGTGGCGCCGCGACTGCAGCACCGCTTCGGCACCGTGCCCGTCCTGGTGGTGAATCTGGTGCTGATGACGGCGACGCTGGGCGTGATGGCTGTGTTCACCACGTCCAAGCCGGTGCTCGCGGCGTCGGTGATCGTGGCCGGGCTGTGGATCGGCGTCAACAACACCTTGATCACCGAGACCGTGATGAAGGCGGCACCGGTGGAACGCGGAGTCGCCTCTGCCGCTTACAGTTTCGTGCGTTTCGCGGGCGCCGCGCTGGCGCCGTGGCTGGCCGGTGTGCTGGGCGAGCAGGTCAGTGTGCATCTGCCGTACTGGGTGGGCGCGGGGGCGGTGCTGCTGGGCGCGGTGGTGCTGTTCGTGTCGCGACGCTGGCTGGTCGGCATCGACGAGCCCGAGACCGGGGCGCGGTTGGCCGAGGACGAGGCGTTGGCGAACGCCAGTTAG
- a CDS encoding acyl-CoA dehydrogenase family protein, whose protein sequence is MTTTAEHLRNTLDGRWRDCKNDMRRELSGEIFKPHYTPNTVIARTKVAEQMRIMAAHGAAEDGFSKESGGNGDVGAAVTRIEMLAMSDLSLMVKAGVQWGLFGGAIENLGTERHHQAYVRKLIDLDVLGCFAMTETGHGSDVQSIETTASYDPGTEEFVINSPTPSSRKDYIGGAAETARVAAVFAQLITGGTNHGVHCFVVPIRDDAGNDLPGVTTSDCHYKGGLPGVDNGRIMFDHVRVPRENLLNKYADVAADGTYSSLIENPNRRFFTMLGTLIRGRVTVGGSAGAAARVALDIATRYALQRKQFSAPGGDDEVLIMDYLVHQRRLFPLIAKSYALQFAQNELVAKCHELQTADNPDAEEQRELESRAAGLKAANTWHATSAIQEAREACGGAGYLADNRLIALKADTDVFTTFEGDNHVLTQLVAKELLTAYADDIKTMSPVEWVRFAANFAGERVLKRTAAETIMQTILDTRQDNEEEGSLFNRGTQVAMFEDREQYMLASVARRLQGKAKEMSAFDAFNSVQDHVLHVAQAHIDRIILEAFVAGIDTCADKQAREVLNLVCDLYALSVIEADKAWFVEHRFLSTERAKAVTRAINDRCRKLRPHAELLVEGFGIPEPLRYAEMLHPEVPPSEPGVIPQ, encoded by the coding sequence ATGACGACCACTGCCGAGCATCTCCGCAACACCCTCGACGGCCGCTGGCGTGACTGCAAGAACGACATGCGCAGGGAACTGTCCGGCGAGATCTTCAAGCCGCACTACACCCCCAACACGGTGATCGCCCGCACCAAGGTCGCCGAGCAGATGCGCATCATGGCTGCGCACGGCGCCGCCGAGGACGGTTTCAGTAAAGAGTCCGGCGGAAACGGCGACGTCGGCGCCGCCGTCACCCGGATCGAGATGCTGGCCATGAGCGATCTGTCGCTGATGGTGAAGGCCGGCGTGCAGTGGGGGCTGTTCGGCGGGGCCATCGAGAACCTGGGCACCGAACGCCACCATCAGGCCTACGTGCGCAAGCTGATCGACCTCGATGTCCTCGGGTGCTTCGCGATGACCGAGACCGGGCACGGCAGCGACGTGCAGTCCATCGAGACCACCGCCAGCTACGACCCGGGCACCGAGGAGTTCGTGATCAACTCCCCCACCCCGTCGTCGCGCAAGGACTACATCGGCGGGGCCGCCGAAACCGCGCGGGTGGCAGCCGTCTTCGCACAGTTGATCACCGGCGGCACCAACCACGGGGTGCACTGTTTCGTGGTGCCCATCCGCGATGACGCCGGCAACGACCTGCCGGGCGTCACCACCTCCGACTGCCACTACAAGGGCGGCCTGCCCGGTGTGGACAACGGCCGCATCATGTTCGATCACGTCCGCGTCCCACGAGAGAACCTGCTCAACAAGTACGCCGACGTCGCCGCCGACGGAACCTACTCGTCGTTGATCGAGAACCCGAATCGGCGCTTTTTCACCATGCTGGGGACCTTGATCCGCGGCCGCGTCACCGTGGGCGGCAGTGCGGGCGCCGCGGCCCGGGTGGCTCTCGACATCGCCACCCGGTATGCCTTGCAGCGCAAGCAGTTCAGCGCACCGGGCGGCGACGACGAAGTGCTGATCATGGATTACCTGGTGCACCAGCGCCGGCTGTTCCCGCTGATCGCCAAGTCCTACGCCCTGCAGTTCGCCCAGAACGAGCTGGTGGCCAAGTGTCACGAACTGCAGACCGCCGACAATCCCGACGCCGAGGAGCAGCGCGAACTGGAGTCGCGGGCCGCGGGGCTCAAGGCCGCCAATACCTGGCATGCCACCTCCGCCATCCAGGAGGCGCGCGAAGCCTGCGGCGGCGCAGGCTATCTGGCCGACAATCGACTGATCGCCCTGAAGGCCGACACCGACGTGTTCACCACCTTCGAAGGTGACAACCATGTGCTGACCCAGCTGGTCGCCAAGGAGTTGCTGACGGCCTACGCCGACGACATCAAGACCATGAGCCCGGTGGAGTGGGTGCGTTTCGCGGCCAACTTCGCCGGCGAGCGGGTGCTCAAGCGCACCGCCGCCGAGACGATCATGCAGACCATCCTCGACACCCGCCAGGACAACGAAGAAGAGGGCAGCCTCTTCAACCGCGGCACCCAGGTGGCCATGTTCGAAGACCGCGAGCAGTACATGCTGGCGTCGGTGGCGCGCCGGCTGCAGGGCAAGGCCAAGGAGATGTCGGCGTTCGACGCGTTCAACTCCGTGCAGGACCACGTGTTGCACGTCGCGCAGGCCCACATCGATCGGATCATCCTGGAGGCGTTCGTCGCCGGCATCGACACGTGCGCTGACAAGCAGGCCCGCGAGGTGCTGAACCTGGTGTGCGATCTGTACGCCCTGTCGGTCATCGAGGCGGACAAGGCGTGGTTCGTCGAGCACCGCTTCCTGTCCACCGAGCGCGCCAAGGCCGTCACCCGGGCCATCAATGACCGCTGCCGCAAACTGCGTCCCCATGCCGAGCTCCTGGTCGAGGGTTTCGGCATTCCCGAACCGCTGCGCTACGCCGAGATGCTGCACCCGGAGGTCCCGCCATCCGAACCCGGCGTCATCCCCCAATAG
- a CDS encoding esterase-like activity of phytase family protein: MLRRILSIVAVAAVSGAPVAHAEQTGLTYLGKVEFPADTTYADTLVGGLSGISYNPVDQLYYIVSDDRSEHNPARFYTARIALSDNGIDDVQFVGTTPFGGLAADAPPDPEGIAVDPGRQRLYWSSEGARDVEGGLLLHPRVRIAGFDGAPLGEFELLPGLRVSPDEQGPRENKALEGLTLTPDGSAVFAAMEGPVYADGPLPDENAGALTRVTRYDAQTGLATAQFAYPLDPVTAGPGGDNGLSDLVALDDGTFLVLERGYGTHVKVRIYRAVVDGADDVLHRPSLQGEPVRAMTKTLLADLAAIPGVEPDNVEGLTLGPVLPSGRASVVLVADDNFSDSQTTQFLLFAL; encoded by the coding sequence ATGCTTCGCCGAATCCTGTCGATCGTCGCGGTCGCCGCGGTGTCGGGTGCGCCGGTGGCCCACGCCGAGCAAACCGGGCTGACCTACCTGGGCAAGGTCGAGTTTCCCGCCGACACCACCTACGCCGACACCCTTGTGGGCGGGCTGTCGGGAATCAGCTACAACCCCGTCGATCAGCTGTACTACATCGTCAGCGACGACCGCTCGGAGCACAATCCGGCCCGCTTCTACACCGCGCGGATAGCGCTGTCCGACAACGGTATCGACGATGTGCAGTTTGTCGGCACCACCCCGTTCGGTGGCCTGGCCGCCGACGCACCGCCTGATCCCGAGGGCATTGCGGTGGACCCCGGCCGCCAGCGGCTGTACTGGTCCAGTGAGGGAGCCCGCGACGTCGAGGGCGGGTTGCTGCTGCATCCCCGGGTGCGGATCGCCGGCTTCGACGGGGCACCCCTGGGCGAGTTCGAACTGCTCCCCGGCCTGCGGGTGTCCCCCGATGAGCAGGGCCCGCGGGAGAACAAGGCGCTGGAGGGCCTGACGCTGACCCCGGACGGCAGCGCAGTGTTCGCGGCCATGGAGGGCCCGGTCTACGCCGACGGTCCGCTGCCGGACGAGAACGCCGGCGCGCTCACCCGGGTCACCCGCTACGACGCCCAAACAGGCTTGGCCACTGCACAATTCGCCTATCCACTGGACCCGGTGACCGCCGGTCCCGGCGGCGACAACGGACTCAGTGACCTGGTGGCGCTGGACGACGGGACCTTTCTGGTGCTCGAGCGTGGCTACGGCACGCATGTAAAGGTACGCATCTACCGCGCGGTGGTGGACGGCGCCGACGACGTGTTGCACCGGCCCAGCCTGCAGGGGGAGCCGGTGCGCGCCATGACCAAAACACTGCTGGCCGACCTGGCGGCCATTCCCGGGGTGGAGCCGGACAACGTCGAGGGCCTGACGCTGGGACCGGTGCTGCCAAGCGGCCGCGCGTCGGTGGTCCTGGTGGCCGACGACAACTTCAGCGACAGTCAGACCACACAATTCCTGCTGTTCGCGCTGTAG
- a CDS encoding cytochrome C oxidase subunit IV family protein, with the protein MLRYVRNRAGVSWLILVVATVASWLVGADHGTGSLVAVVVLGIAAVKVRLVGLDFMELRQAPMPLRVGFQLYCVALWAGLSGLFVFLPG; encoded by the coding sequence ATGCTGCGCTACGTACGCAACCGCGCGGGGGTCAGCTGGCTCATCCTGGTGGTCGCCACAGTGGCCTCCTGGCTGGTGGGCGCCGACCACGGCACCGGCTCCCTGGTGGCGGTGGTGGTGCTCGGAATCGCCGCGGTCAAGGTCCGTTTGGTGGGGTTGGATTTCATGGAGCTCCGGCAGGCGCCGATGCCGCTGCGGGTGGGCTTCCAGCTGTACTGCGTCGCGCTGTGGGCCGGGCTCTCGGGATTGTTCGTATTCTTGCCTGGCTGA
- a CDS encoding ABC transporter ATP-binding protein: MTSSSAATVPKTARSLRPAETAQASVMAALCAATAIIAVVVPFAAALSLLGTVPMALLAYRYRVRVLVAAAVAAGIIAFLIAGLGGFMTVANCAYIGGLAGVVRRRGRGTPTVVFASFVAGVLFGIFVVGALAVLSRLRHLIFASMTANVDGTAAIMARVPALEQPAQDFKDYFQLALSYWPWLLMGYAIFAIMSVTLLGWWALSKVLHRLRGIPDVHKLDQDESAQTAAPVPVRLRDVSFRYPNADHDALAPVSLEIGAGEHVAVTGANGSGKTTLMLLLSGRQPTSGVIERDGGVGLGALGGTAVIMQHPESQVLGTRVADDVVWGLPPGTTTDVEALLTEVGLAGFEERDTGGLSGGELQRLAVAGALARRPTMLIADEVTSMVDQAGREALLDVLSGLSERRNMALVHITHYNNEADSADRAINLSASTDNTAMVETAAAPAATVGTGGQPAGTPVIEIDRVSHEYGTGTPWAKPALQDISFAVHKGDGVLIHGGNGSGKSTLAWIMAGLAVPTVGTALVDGQPAHERVGSVALAFQAARLQLMRARVDLEVASAAGFDPNDTRRVHTALNAVGLDASLARRRTDQLSGGQMRRVVLAGLLAREPKALILDEPLAGLDAESQAGLLRLLEDLRKNQGLTVVVISHDFVGLEELCPRILHLRGGVMEPASTTSAGGMS, encoded by the coding sequence ATGACCTCGAGCTCCGCGGCCACTGTGCCCAAGACGGCCAGGTCATTACGTCCGGCAGAGACTGCGCAAGCCTCGGTGATGGCCGCCTTGTGCGCAGCCACCGCGATCATCGCCGTTGTCGTTCCGTTCGCCGCGGCCCTGTCTCTGCTCGGCACGGTGCCCATGGCCCTGCTGGCCTACCGCTACCGGGTTCGGGTGCTGGTGGCCGCCGCCGTGGCTGCTGGCATCATCGCCTTTCTGATCGCCGGGCTCGGCGGGTTCATGACCGTGGCCAACTGCGCATACATCGGTGGGCTCGCCGGGGTGGTGCGTCGCCGCGGCCGCGGCACGCCCACCGTGGTGTTCGCGTCGTTCGTGGCGGGAGTGCTCTTCGGCATCTTCGTCGTCGGCGCCCTAGCCGTGCTCTCGCGGCTGCGCCATCTCATCTTCGCGTCCATGACCGCCAACGTCGACGGCACCGCCGCGATCATGGCGCGCGTACCGGCGCTCGAACAGCCCGCTCAGGACTTCAAGGACTACTTCCAGCTGGCACTGAGCTACTGGCCGTGGCTGTTGATGGGCTACGCCATCTTCGCCATCATGAGCGTCACGCTGCTGGGCTGGTGGGCGCTGTCGAAGGTGCTGCATCGCCTGCGCGGCATCCCCGACGTCCACAAACTCGACCAGGATGAGAGCGCCCAGACTGCTGCCCCGGTGCCGGTGCGGCTGCGCGACGTGTCCTTCCGGTACCCGAATGCCGACCACGATGCGCTGGCTCCCGTGAGTCTGGAGATCGGCGCCGGCGAGCACGTCGCCGTCACCGGCGCCAACGGGTCCGGCAAGACCACGCTGATGCTGCTGCTGTCCGGACGTCAACCCACCTCGGGGGTCATCGAGCGCGACGGCGGCGTGGGGCTGGGCGCCCTCGGCGGCACCGCGGTCATCATGCAGCACCCCGAGAGCCAGGTGCTGGGCACGCGGGTGGCCGACGACGTGGTCTGGGGCCTGCCCCCGGGAACCACCACCGATGTCGAGGCGCTGCTGACCGAGGTGGGCCTGGCCGGGTTCGAGGAGCGCGACACCGGCGGGCTGTCCGGTGGGGAGCTGCAGCGCCTGGCCGTGGCAGGCGCACTGGCCCGGCGCCCCACGATGCTGATCGCCGACGAGGTGACCTCCATGGTCGACCAGGCCGGCAGGGAGGCCCTGCTCGACGTGCTGTCCGGGCTGTCCGAACGTCGCAACATGGCGCTGGTGCACATCACGCACTACAACAACGAAGCCGACAGTGCCGACCGTGCCATCAATCTCAGCGCCTCCACCGACAACACCGCGATGGTCGAGACCGCGGCTGCCCCGGCTGCCACCGTCGGCACCGGTGGCCAGCCCGCCGGTACCCCGGTCATCGAGATCGACCGCGTGAGCCACGAATACGGCACCGGCACCCCCTGGGCCAAACCCGCGCTGCAGGACATCAGCTTTGCCGTGCACAAAGGCGACGGCGTACTCATCCACGGCGGCAACGGGTCCGGGAAATCCACCCTGGCCTGGATCATGGCCGGACTGGCCGTACCCACCGTCGGCACCGCACTGGTGGACGGGCAGCCGGCCCACGAGCGGGTGGGCTCGGTGGCGTTGGCATTCCAGGCGGCCCGGCTGCAGCTGATGCGCGCCCGTGTCGATCTCGAGGTGGCCTCGGCGGCCGGCTTCGATCCGAATGACACCAGGCGCGTGCACACCGCCCTCAATGCCGTCGGCTTGGACGCGTCATTGGCACGGCGCCGCACCGACCAGCTCTCCGGCGGGCAGATGCGTCGTGTGGTGCTGGCCGGGCTGCTCGCCCGAGAACCCAAGGCGCTGATCCTGGATGAACCACTGGCCGGCCTGGACGCCGAGAGCCAGGCCGGGCTGCTGCGGTTGCTCGAAGACCTTCGCAAGAACCAGGGCCTCACCGTCGTGGTGATCTCCCACGACTTCGTGGGCCTCGAGGAACTGTGCCCGCGCATCCTGCACCTGCGGGGCGGCGTCATGGAGCCGGCGTCGACGACGTCGGCGGGAGGGATGTCATGA
- a CDS encoding peptide MFS transporter, producing MAIHERDSARTLFGHPIGLTNLFGVELWERFSFYGMLTILGYYLYYSVTDGGLGLPQATATGIVGAYGGLVYLSTVLGGWLADRLLGMERTVFYGGVVVMAGHIALALIPGLAGVGVGLVLVALGSGALKANASSLLGTLYPKADPRADGGFTLFYLGINLGAFVGPLITGLLQTRVGFHWGFGAAAVGMALGLAQYVAFRRNLGEHGRDVPNPLPRSAIGKTVAVLVAGVVVVAAVILLGWVTLANLSQVTTGVIIVASVAYFAIMLTNARVTTEERVRVRAFIPLFIANAVFWSLFQQIFTVLAVYSDERMNWSIFGWTAPSSWIGSIEPIWIIALSPVFAVMWTKLGNRAPTTPRKFAFGVVGMGLAFLCFVPLAGSEGRSVPALAVFAILAVFAVSELLLSPIGLSVTTKLAPEAFRAQMMALYFFSVGIGTSMSGVLAGYYSPDNEFAYFGILGLVAVAVGLVVLAIAPWISRHMEGVH from the coding sequence ATGGCTATTCACGAACGCGATTCCGCACGGACCTTGTTCGGCCATCCCATCGGGCTGACCAACCTGTTCGGCGTCGAGCTGTGGGAGCGGTTCTCCTTCTACGGCATGCTGACCATCCTCGGGTACTACCTCTACTACTCCGTCACCGACGGTGGGCTCGGATTACCGCAGGCCACCGCGACGGGCATCGTCGGTGCCTACGGCGGGCTGGTGTATCTGTCCACGGTGCTCGGCGGCTGGCTGGCCGACCGGCTTTTGGGCATGGAGCGCACGGTGTTCTACGGCGGCGTGGTGGTGATGGCCGGCCACATCGCCCTGGCCCTGATCCCGGGACTGGCCGGGGTGGGGGTGGGCCTGGTCCTGGTGGCGCTGGGATCCGGCGCGCTCAAGGCCAACGCATCCTCGCTGCTGGGCACGCTCTACCCGAAGGCCGATCCACGGGCCGACGGTGGCTTCACCCTGTTCTATCTCGGGATCAATCTCGGTGCCTTCGTCGGGCCGTTGATCACCGGTCTGCTGCAGACCCGGGTGGGCTTCCACTGGGGCTTCGGTGCCGCGGCGGTGGGCATGGCGCTGGGGCTGGCGCAGTACGTGGCCTTCCGCCGCAACCTCGGCGAACACGGCCGCGACGTGCCGAACCCGTTGCCACGCAGCGCGATCGGCAAGACCGTGGCCGTACTGGTCGCCGGCGTGGTGGTGGTGGCCGCGGTGATCCTGCTGGGCTGGGTGACGTTGGCCAACCTCTCGCAGGTCACCACCGGTGTCATCATCGTGGCGTCGGTCGCGTACTTCGCGATCATGCTGACCAACGCGCGGGTCACCACCGAGGAACGGGTGCGGGTGCGTGCGTTCATCCCGCTGTTCATCGCCAACGCTGTGTTCTGGTCGCTGTTTCAGCAGATCTTCACCGTGCTCGCGGTGTACTCCGACGAGCGTATGAACTGGTCGATCTTCGGCTGGACGGCGCCGTCGAGCTGGATCGGCTCCATCGAACCCATCTGGATCATCGCGCTGTCACCGGTATTCGCCGTGATGTGGACCAAACTCGGCAACCGTGCCCCGACGACGCCACGCAAGTTCGCGTTCGGCGTTGTCGGAATGGGGCTGGCCTTCCTCTGTTTCGTGCCGCTGGCCGGCAGCGAGGGCAGGTCGGTGCCGGCGCTGGCGGTCTTCGCCATTCTCGCGGTGTTTGCGGTGTCCGAGCTCCTGCTGTCACCGATCGGGCTGTCGGTCACGACAAAGCTTGCGCCAGAAGCGTTCCGGGCGCAGATGATGGCGCTGTACTTCTTCTCCGTCGGCATCGGCACCTCGATGTCCGGGGTGCTGGCGGGCTACTACAGCCCCGACAACGAGTTCGCCTACTTCGGCATCCTCGGCCTGGTGGCCGTGGCGGTGGGCTTGGTGGTGCTGGCCATCGCGCCGTGGATCAGCAGGCACATGGAGGGCGTGCACTGA
- a CDS encoding cytochrome c oxidase subunit 3 produces MTSVATRRVPGEQGTWVFLFGDMLVFAVFFGTFLVERAAAPDAFDAGRQTLHLEVGLINTLVLLTSSLCVVVYLGALRAQDGATAARAAGTAVGCGALFVALKIYEYTSLTAAGHGPGAGDFYLYYFILTGLHLFHVCVGIAVLAALRSQARRTDLSSTRMAMIEGGACFWHLVDLLWIVLFPLLYLVS; encoded by the coding sequence GTGACCTCGGTTGCGACCCGCCGGGTGCCAGGCGAGCAGGGCACCTGGGTGTTCCTGTTCGGCGACATGCTGGTGTTCGCGGTGTTCTTCGGGACGTTCCTGGTCGAAAGAGCCGCGGCGCCGGACGCTTTCGACGCCGGCCGCCAGACCCTGCACCTCGAGGTCGGGCTGATCAACACGCTGGTGCTGCTGACCAGCTCGCTGTGCGTGGTGGTGTACCTGGGCGCTCTGCGTGCGCAGGATGGTGCGACGGCGGCCAGGGCGGCCGGGACTGCCGTGGGGTGCGGGGCGCTGTTCGTGGCGCTGAAGATCTACGAGTACACCTCCCTGACCGCAGCCGGGCACGGTCCCGGCGCGGGCGACTTCTACCTCTACTACTTCATCCTCACCGGGCTGCACCTGTTCCACGTCTGCGTGGGCATCGCGGTGCTGGCAGCGTTGCGCAGCCAGGCACGGCGCACGGACCTCAGCAGCACACGGATGGCAATGATCGAAGGCGGCGCCTGCTTCTGGCACCTGGTGGATCTGCTGTGGATCGTGCTGTTCCCGCTGCTGTATCTGGTCAGCTGA